A genomic segment from Necator americanus strain Aroian chromosome III, whole genome shotgun sequence encodes:
- a CDS encoding hypothetical protein (NECATOR_CHRIII.G9860.T1): protein MLLIALLLSLLDPLNALNACLLPSLDPGRQIVCDQIFSFNEVSKQFNIPNLVSTALPFQIGGPGITMADAISGALPSDRWQCLSIECTCGFIQGAQYDGSRCNLPDGNVMGQVQRREFRTLSAAERALYRQAFLAVQGTMYRQLGIIHSNFNQSPGAHSGPNFLGWHREFLKRLELAMRTTPVTVGGQTTYPYANVFIPYWNSAFDNELIRTHGISPLNSVMFSPYLIGSVRSGSVTDGIFGNFVGSLGRVTRRALDQWNGQVTLFSFSEVADIINNHGVNDLLGATAGGSGCPNVLVDNIELVHGDVHVWIGADMQQITTSTNDPIFFLHHSFIDSIWEQWRQLRQTRSQRETQWNTGPTSCYSSAHQFNAAMVPFTGLTNRVGLSNAYTDYLYNYAPSPSCAGGCNSAFLWCDTTRNVCVARIRPGSACSRFNNIDPCYGTCSSGRCVAPANPQADDPSVTGPPHYPPNEPPKDEGCVNLHECCGSWALKGDCASNPEVMDTICPASCAQCQPAYNVVDNCENRHSLCQKYASMGKCQSNQHWMAENCRMQCGLCNQTRRETCEGQMKPLQYAKLANDAAPSGQRPSPSPPPSTTSKTCLNSHTCCSYWASQGKCDSVSDIMEKVCKASCTCQPSYNTGACDDFIKGCMNMERLGLCTVDYFAENCRKTCNKCPSSSDDADCEASMDNMSTYDNNTGSAPSHPSPPVYEKVPEVEESGYN from the exons ATGCTACTGATAGCTTTACTCCTAAGTCTGTTGGATCCACTAAACGCACTTAACGCATGCCTTCTACCTTCTCTCGATCCTGGTCGACAAATAGTTTGCGATCAAATTTTTAGCTTCAATGAAGTGTCTAAG CAATTCAATATACCTAATTTGGTATCAACTGCGCTTCCGTTTCAAATTGGCGGACCTGGAATTACAATGGCTGACGCGATATCAGGAGCTCTACCATCAGACAGATGGCAATGCCTCAGCATAGAATGCACATGTGGTTTTATTCAAG GAGCTCAGTACGATGGTTCACGATGTAATCTGCCGGATGGAAACGTGATGGGTCAGGTACAGAGGAGGGAATTCCGAACATTATCCGCAGCTGAGCGTGCACT GTATCGACAAGCGTTTTTGGCTGTACAAGGAACAATGTACAGGCAGCTGGGCATTATTCACTCAAACTTCAATCAATCCCCAGGAGCTCATTCCGGTCCGAATTTTCTTGGATGGCACAGAGAGTTTCTTAAAAG attagAATTAGCTATGAGAACAACACCGGTTACGGTTGGTGGTCAAACTACTTATCCTTATGCGAACGTATTTATTCCATACTGGAATTCTGCATTCGATAATGAACTTATTCGAACACACGGGATTTCTCCACTCAATTCGGTCATGTTCTCACCATATCTGATCGGTTCAGTACGCTCTGGCTCCGTTACGGATGggatttttgggaattttgtCGGATCATTG GGAAGAGTTACCAGGCGAGCACTTGACCAGTGGAACGGTCAGGTTACGTTGTTCTCATTCTCTGAAGTTGCTGATATCATAAACAATCATGGTGTCAACGATCTCCTTGGAGCAACAGCTGGTGGAAGT GGTTGCCCAAATGTGCTGGTCGATAACATAGAGTTGGTTCACGGTGATGTACACGTATGGATTGGTGCCGATATGCAACAGATCACGACATCCACGAATGATCCaatcttctttcttcatcACTCGTTTATTGATAGCATTTGGGAGCAATGGAGACAGCTAAGACAG ACCCGATCCCAACGTGAAACACAATGGAATACCGGACCGACAAGCTGTTACTCTTCCGCTCATCAGTTCAACGCTGCTATGGTTCCCTTCAC tGGACTCACGAATCGTGTTGGATTAAGCAATGCGTACACCGATTATCTCTACAACTACGCTCCATCGCCTTCATGCGCTGGTGGTTGTAACTCAGC TTTCCTATGGTGTGACACGACAAGGAACGTTTGTGTGGCACGTATTCGACCTGGATCAGCTTGTTCTCGTTTCAACA ATATCGACCCTTGCTATGGCACGTGCAGTTCCGGCCGATGTGTAGCTCCCGCT aaTCCGCAAGCGGACGATCCTTCTGTCACGGGACCTCCACACTATCCTCCAAATGAGCCTCCCAAGGATGAG GGTTGTGTCAATCTCCACGAATGCTGTGGTTCATGGGCACTGAAAGGAGACTGCGCCAGTAATCCCGAAGTTATGGACACTATCTGTCCTGCTTCATGCGCTCAATGTCAACCAGCATATAATGTCGTGGACA ATTGCGAGAATCGTCACAGTTTATGTCAAAAATATGCATCCATGGGGAAATGTCAATCAAACCAACATTGGATGGCAGAAAATTGTCGAATGCAATGTGGTTTGTGTAATCAGACAAGAAGAGAGACGTGTGAAG GTCAGATGAAGCCACTTCAGTATGCGAAATTGGCAAACGATGCCGCACCGTCAGGACAACGTCCATCTCCTTCTCCACCTCCATCCACCACTTCAAAAACATGTCTCAATTCGCATACGTGTTGTTCTTACTGGGCATCTCAGGGCAA ATGTGATTCAGTCAGTGATATTATGGAAAAAGTTTGCAAAGCTTCGTGTACCTGTCAACCTAGTTACAACACTGGAG CATGCGACGACTTCATCAAAGGTTGCATGAATATGGAACGGCTTGGTCTATGCACGGTTGACtattttgctgaaaattgcagaaaaacatGCAA CAAATGTCCCTCATCGTCTGACGACGCGGACTGTGAAGCATCCATGGATAACATGTCCACTTATGACAACAATACAGGATCGGCTCCATCACATCCAAGTCCACCTGTTTACGAAAAAGTACCAGAAGTAGAAGAATCG GGTTACAATTGA